In one Streptomyces sp. NBC_01241 genomic region, the following are encoded:
- a CDS encoding DUF397 domain-containing protein, with protein sequence MSSQIISTRFVKSSYSSGGQGSECIEVAHTADGGRAVRDSKNRDGGLQFYAPDEWSAFIEGVKAGAFTG encoded by the coding sequence GTGAGCAGCCAGATAATCAGCACCCGTTTCGTGAAGTCGTCGTACTCCTCCGGAGGGCAGGGCTCCGAATGCATCGAGGTCGCCCACACCGCCGACGGCGGCAGGGCGGTCCGGGACAGCAAGAACCGTGACGGCGGGCTTCAGTTCTACGCCCCCGACGAGTGGTCCGCGTTCATCGAAGGGGTGAAGGCCGGGGCCTTCACCGGCTGA
- a CDS encoding helix-turn-helix domain-containing protein yields the protein MRSRRLGAALKRLRLNALLDQEHAAEAVACSTAKISRIESGAVSARVGDVRMLLDLYEVEDAEERKLLEKLARDSNKRGWWLDFETDQPMRDILGDFLSLESDATYIRTWQPLLVPGLLQTPDYTRALTDASPDVVEDAAADLVVKVRQERRRIFEENGARFAAVIWEPAITGPMPNPVVHREQLAHLIRMAKQPNVTIQVLPINEWTAARASPSFVGLSYANETSPEVVVLDTVSNCVILEDHDVMAGYVHAFDALRSAALTPTKSVAFIRTIMNSITAGNEES from the coding sequence GTGCGCAGTCGCCGGTTGGGGGCGGCGCTGAAGCGCCTGCGCTTGAACGCGCTACTTGACCAAGAACATGCCGCTGAGGCGGTGGCGTGCTCAACGGCCAAGATCAGCCGAATCGAGTCCGGGGCGGTCAGCGCGCGGGTGGGTGATGTGCGCATGCTGCTCGACCTCTACGAGGTGGAGGACGCCGAGGAGCGCAAGCTGCTGGAGAAGCTGGCTCGGGACAGCAACAAACGCGGTTGGTGGCTGGATTTCGAGACCGACCAGCCCATGCGCGACATCCTGGGCGACTTTCTTTCGCTGGAGTCCGATGCCACGTACATCCGCACTTGGCAGCCCTTGCTGGTGCCAGGTTTGCTCCAGACCCCGGACTACACGCGAGCCCTGACCGATGCCAGTCCGGACGTCGTCGAGGACGCGGCGGCCGACCTGGTTGTCAAGGTGAGGCAGGAGCGGCGTCGGATCTTTGAGGAAAACGGCGCGCGGTTCGCAGCTGTCATCTGGGAGCCGGCGATCACTGGTCCGATGCCCAATCCGGTGGTCCACCGGGAGCAGTTGGCCCATCTCATCAGGATGGCCAAGCAGCCGAACGTGACCATCCAGGTGCTGCCCATCAACGAGTGGACAGCGGCCAGGGCGTCACCATCCTTCGTTGGGCTTTCGTACGCGAACGAGACGTCCCCGGAGGTCGTTGTTCTCGATACGGTGTCCAACTGCGTCATCCTTGAAGATCACGACGTCATGGCTGGCTACGTGCACGCCTTTGACGCGCTCAGGTCTGCCGCTCTCACACCGACCAAGAGTGTCGCCTTCATCCGGACGATCATGAACAGCATTACCGCAGGGAACGAGGAATCGTGA
- a CDS encoding ATP-binding protein: MSGRTHIKRFRARRDSVPAARRHVGYVLTKWRLGELIDETTLLASELSTNVVNHAKGTGDYFELGLRRRDGTLVLEVSDSYQWRMPELRAPTLDDLSGRGLVIVDAIAAKWGVRPRDPGKTVWVHLAIGRAEST, from the coding sequence ATGTCCGGGCGCACACACATCAAGAGATTCCGGGCCCGCAGGGACTCCGTCCCCGCCGCCCGACGCCACGTCGGATACGTCCTGACCAAGTGGAGACTCGGCGAACTCATCGACGAAACCACCCTCCTCGCAAGCGAGTTGAGCACCAACGTGGTCAACCACGCCAAAGGGACAGGCGACTACTTCGAGCTGGGCTTACGCCGGCGCGACGGCACGCTCGTCCTGGAGGTCTCCGACTCATACCAGTGGCGGATGCCCGAACTCCGCGCCCCCACGCTCGACGACCTCTCCGGCCGGGGCCTGGTCATCGTGGACGCGATCGCCGCGAAGTGGGGCGTACGGCCGCGCGACCCCGGCAAGACCGTCTGGGTCCATCTCGCCATCGGGCGGGCGGAGTCGACGTGA